GCAGAGAACACCTTTGACATTTACCTTTATATTTATCCGGTCTATTTGCTTATTCTGGGCATCAATCTCATTGCCCATATCCAAAGCCATGTTTTTCAAATTCCCAAGAATGTTTCCAACTTGAGCAAGATTTTCATCCATTTCATCTTCTCTGGCATCATTGGTTATCCTGTTCAAATAATTAAGACCATGTTTCAAGAATCAAGAACTTGCTTTTATCTAGCGTAGATTTACTATAGTAGAACTTGACTGTTGCACTATGCATTCAAACTAAGGtatgtttttcccctttttaaaacTCCCTGTATTTCAAGCAAGCATTCACCAAAAAAAGAGTGCTAAGCTAGCCACTGCTTCAAAAATagccttaaaaattaaaatagttacCTGAAGTTTAAGATGTGAGCTTCTCTCGAATATACTTTATGACAGTAATAGACCTTGATATTTTTAAGTCCCCTCAATAACTGAATACTAAGCCTTATAGTTCTCACATCCAGAAACAGACTGACCATACCACCgctacactaaaaaaaaaagtgtaggaTGAGCACCACAATACTGAAGGTGTCTGCCATCTCCTCTCTaagacacaacaattcctccaaacaaaagtaaaattttctatttaacAACTTGACCTAAAATGCATCTGAAAGAAGCGGATAACTAGTAACAGGATTTGTGCATTTGAGATTGAGGAATATGAACTAGTAAACCTTGTAATATATCCACCACTTGGTCTTCCAGAAgtctgaggctgctgctgatttATACTTCTTGGTTGCATGGATATCACATGATCTGCTGAGTTCTCTGTTCCATCTCCCCAGGTTGCTCTGTATGCTTTGCTGGCCTCAAAGTTCTTTGCCCTacaccataaaaataaaaaatctgaacCACTACATCAGAAATATGGCTTCCTGACTGAAATTCAGTATTAATCCAGAATTTTCAGAACCATTTGTCTTGTGCCCTAAAGAGATTACATTTTGTACAGCTAAAACTTTGTCTATATAATACAAGTTCTTGTATCTTGATAGTACAAACACAACTGAGTTACTCTAAGGATAGTAATTACTTTAGTCTTAAGCTTTAACAAAAGAACAGTAATTTGCTTAAAGCAATACTTTATCAGAGGACAGAAGCTTATGACAGTCACAGGAAAGCTTACCCTGTCATAAAATAGACTTGCACTTATAACAGGAATTATTCTAGAGACAAGATTAGTTACCTTCCAGGAAGAAATGAGGATGAATGCAAAAACTCcctcaaacaaacaagaaaaccgTTAATTGCTACtatttttttatcaaatattaaaaaaaaatacttggcaACAGAAGTTAATGTTTCTCATGTTAACTTTGATTATGAACAAACAGTAATCATGTTTAAGTAGCTCTTTCATTCTGCAACTTAATTGTACTAACTCCATTAAATCAATAAACCACTTACCATTATAATTTTTCCATGTAATtcataggagaaaaaaaaaataaagaaagcatACTGACACAAAGCAATCtcaagaatcacagaaccacaaaagcatgagggaaagaaaacctaACAAAATAAACTTATCTAAATTGAGGTCTGTTCTCATGAATCATGACAAACTTATTTTGAGAATATTCTCACATTCACCTTGCTTTGTGGCATTTTCAGGTTTAAACTAGATAATCCAGACACTGccatttttctgcttctttagaCACCTCTGAAGGGAAATCTGTAGTGTCTCAATACATCTAACTTTGCAATGACAGGCAGTCAATTTCTAGAAATATGGTGCCTTTCAGTAACCTGGATGTTACATGTTTGAACAGTTGTGGAATTAGCTGTAATGAACAAATATTCCCCTTCATTCTACTGGTGTTTATGTATTCAAGATGGGATATTACTTCTTGTAGGATCTGACCTATGAGACATAATCTAGAATGAATAtattgaggggaaaaatagaataatttatCCATTAATAATGGAAATATTGCACCCAAAATACCCTGAAGAAACCTAAACTAGTCAATTCTAGCTCCTTGTACACACACAGGCCTAAAGATCTCTACGTTTACTGCAACTAGATTGAGCATTATATTTTAATCTCATTTATACTAAAGCCATAACCAGAAGAGATCTTTGTATGATTTGCTTCTGGAGGATCAAAGTCTTCGGTGCCAGAGGCAACTGTGAGGACTTTATTAACAAAAAAGAAGTGGCCTGAAGACTAGTTGCACCTGTCAAGTAGACAGCCAGAAAGAATTATTGTTCAAAATATACACAGTTAAGAAGAAAAGTTCTCACCAGCTGCTTTTAAGAGCTGTTTTTCAAATTGCTATACATTCACATTTCTCAAGTTTCATTTCTGCAAAATTAAGGCAATTTACACAACCTGTCAAACCAGCAATGGCTCAAGCAGCTGCTCACCATTTCCACAGCTAATAATACTCTGTAGTAATGGACGTTTTCTATTCATGTCAGTATTACAAAACATCACAATCACAAGGAGAACCACATGCAGACAGACATCATGCACATGCAAGCACAAATGCAACAAACATCACTTCAGACAGCTGGTTAAATATGCATCTGCACTACTAACACTGACCTTGTCCTAAAATCCACTTTCACCAGTTTAAGTCAATACAGCTTCTTATCCTAGTCTTCGTTTTTAGAAAGCAAGCATCAGTGTTAGGAGAGAATGGAGAAGAAAGTAGTAAAGATCAACAAAAAGGTAAATTGTTAATAGTACATAGATTGTATAACAGAACTGccaatattttttgttttcacaaagcttttataaataaattaaacctGGGAGAAATTTTACAAAACCCCCAATAACTCGGCAAGTGTTCTGATTTAGCTTATTTAGCTTTAtgcttttatgaaaaatatgaaaagctgTGGAGGTAACTGGTTGACAAATCTGACATTGAAAAAAGGGTTGGTGTACCAGTAGATATATGAAAGACACTCACTCTTTCTTTGCTGCCCTCGACTtgcccatttttttctgtatattacTGTCCAGTTTGGTACACAACTGTTTCTGTCCTTATTATCTGTGTACTTGGAGTGCCACAAGAGTTCACAGATTATGAGGTTGCTCAGTGTCAATAAGCTGCTTAGCTTCAATGAAATAAGACTATCAGCTACAGAAAACAGACTGAGTGTGTCAAAATGCTCAAAGTCCACCAGCTTGAGCCAACTAATATAGAACAGTAAGCACACCTATCCAGAAATCAGGACATCTGCATTTTCAGGGACTAAAGCACTAAGACTTTCAGCCTTAGAAGTCACATTCATATCTATCCTAAATGACTCAAAAGTACTATTCTGTTGGTTAAGTATATTCAGCTACTCCAAGGAATTTTCACCTAAACTTCTGCTACTTCTCCATTGAATGATTTTGCTCATGCTAGAGAGCAAAAACCAACAAATGCACACACTATTCACTTCAGTCACCATGCTCAATTTATGCTCCCTTCATTTGGAAGAGCTATGATCACATGCAATTAACACAAACAATTTGGTAATTTACTGCTTAAAGCTAAAGCTAGGACACGatcaaaaaataattctgacaTTGTTCAGGCTGTTTACTTGTTTAAAAGTACAAATCAAGTGCCATACTAAAGATTAGATTACTCAACTGTCTTAGATATGGCAGCCTTAACACTGATGTTATAAAGGTACTGTGAAGCAGGTCTGCAAGAATTTATGTAGTTACTAGTGAAAAGATTAAAGCTTTAACACCAGTGTCTGCTCTGTTCTCCTATTCTCACCTTCCCTAAAGCATGAATAAGTTGTCTTGCTTTTAAATTAGTACAAAAGTATGAAGAAATGATTTCTGGAATCAAATTTCTaacacacagacacatataGCTATTTGCAGTCCAGTTTGGTCTCATCTGCATGGACATTGATAGTCTGATACTAAATAGAAGCCTTAAAGAGATTAGGACACAACTGTGCAGGATGCTATATTTACAGTAAAAGGGGCACAATGTATGGTTAGATACAAGTAAGCTTCAGTTACTCTCatacaattttaaaaggatGCAGGTCTGCAAACCAAAGCAATCAACCTTGGTAGAGattcagcattttttaattagCTCTTTTATTAGTTAATATTTCCTCATACAGTAGATATTGGGAATATTCTAGACTCCAGACCCAAGTACCAATATAACTGACCTGTTACAAGGACAGACACAGAGCCCACAACATTTGTTGAGCTCTGTCAGTGTCTTCTCAGCTTCTCTCATATCCTTATTTATCTGGTCCATACCTTCTTCTATACGATTTAGTTGTTCTAGAAGAGAAACAATTAACCTGACTAAATATGGATTGGGGGAGGTGGGGAAAGTTAACATTTCTTTATAGCAGGAACAAGTTTCAGTTCTATCTTTATATGAAgattgactttttttctttcctgccttctaggatttttttttaagaaagacaTTCAATGAGAGATTTTAGTTACTATTTTGCAAATATCTTCCCCATCTGTAGTGCAGCATTTCTGTTACTACTTTTTGAATAAATGCAGCTAGTTACATTCATGGCATAGTGGAAAAAACCCGCTTCTGTAGCAGAGCTGTATTACATTGTAACTATTATTACCTCTCAACTactttaaaacttcttttaaatactACACTTTCAAATAAGCCTTTAATTTCAGCAACAACTCTTCTATGATTGTTCTTTTCTTACACTCATTACATTCTAATACTGTTTTTTAGTGTTAGGGAAGAACTTACCTCCTTGCTCATCCAGCATAGTAATAGTTTTGATGCCAACATCCTGGgactgcagaaagaaatttaGCCGCAGATATAAAATGAGACTGCAGTGCAAAATCAGAAGGTCTGCATAGTAACTTTGATAATCCAACCAAGTTGATAATAAAACACTATACTTGAAATAACTTCTGTAGTAAAGCTATTAGAAGTCTCAAATTACAAGCTAAGTTAGGCTGATAAGCACCTTACCTGTTACACTATCTCAATTAGGGTAGTTTTTACGGCatttttgttaggtttttctTACATTACAACAAGATGATAAAACTTTTGTAATAACTCAGATTGAACTGTGACAATGTCTAGCTAGAAAGTAAACCTAGCTGTGCTTCATTTTGAGAACTAGCATTTGGTTCATTCATCCCTACATCCTTCAAAAGGGCTTTACAAGGCCTTTGGTCCTAGGAGCCAgaatgaaagcaaacaaaacaaagcctgcaaaataatttctaagaaTTTAGCAGTGAGGAATATACTACAGCAGAGCTCTTTGCTGGCTCAGTCTTGAATCTAGCACGCAAGTTGCATCCGTGCTTTACTGTAAACTGGCAGCATAGAATCAATCAGCAAACTATGACACCAAGAGAAATTATGTTGGCTCATGATATGTACTTAACACTTGTGTGTGAAGCATTCATCAGGCCACAGTGATTCAAATTCCTCACTGATAACAGCAGCATCTTCAGCAAGCCAGAACGGTGCAGAGGAGTAGATTCCTCACACAGCTTCACTTTGATAAACCCAAAATACAGATTTGATTCAAATCATGGAAAAGGGTGTTAAGAGTTTTCTTATCAGTTAAAACTGATGAACAGATTGTAAGAAGATGTATGCAGAATTACTTGTTTGAACCAAGAGCAGTCATACTCTACTACCCCATCCAGCTGAGCCCTACTGTCCTCAGCAGCAAAACATTTCCACAATGTTCATGGACAAGTGAGCTGAAATACAGATGAAAGATGTCATGAATGCAAATTTTGCAGCAGCCAAAGACACAACTGACCATCAGAAGATTTTACAACTAATCTGTAGCATTTGGAGATCAGATCCTTTTGCTTAAAACAGGCAAAAAGGATATTGATTCTTCTGTAATCTGACAGAATGTGAAAATCATGAAGGTTATGTCATTCTAATGCTACTACTGAATTAAAGCAGCAACTTCTAATGATGAAGTGTGTGTGCCTTGTGAAAGAcaaaaaactgtttaaaattacAGTCTTTATACTTTTTATACTTAATGCTACTTTTTATACTTAATAAACCCAAAGAATTCAAAAACTTTTTCTTACCTCAATGGCCAAGCCAAGAATCCTCCTTGTGCTTTCCAAAGACtagaaagagaattttaaaatgagtgCATTAATTACTTATATATACATCAGTGTCTGAAAGTCTTCTCTGTCAGTTCATTGTAGTAAGGCAATACTATACAAAAGGTTCATCACCTCGTTATATTTAATACATGCCACAACATGCTCATAGTGGCAGCACATcagtttttcttggtttttagtccttgcttttatttttcttatcccATTGGAAAGTCTTATCGAAGATGACATATTCAAATGAGTTTTAGTCAAATAAGAAAGACAAGAAGTATCAATATGATTAACAATGCTGTAGGTAACCAAATTCTATCATACCAGTAATCAGGACTGAGTGATCAGTACTCAGTTAAGtgactttaaaattaattcttattttttagGAGTAGTCTTCACTCCAGTATTCACCAACtaaagtgaaaatttaaaacttcAGCTATAACCTTGCAGAATCATTATcctgtctttgtttttaaaaagtattctaATCTTGTCAGACAAATACTGTAATCCCAGATGTCTTCCTATAATATTTACCTCATCAGTGACCTGGTTGGCCCTCAGCTGAATTTCTTCAGGTGATAGCTCATCCATGATGAGGAAATACTACTTGTAAGTAATCACGTTAAAGAGAACCTTCCCCCTGTAATAACAGATACCAAGTAAGCATCAGAATTATCCTTTCATCAGTATTTTGAGTTGAAAGTAGAAGACAATTCAAAGAATAAGAGCCTATACATTTCATTCTGCATAGTAAAGCATCTCATTAGGACTAGAAGACactaaaataattattcatcTGATATGACCTAACTGAGGTGCTAAAAGACTTATAGGAACAATCAGTATATGAAGCAGTTTTCTTCCCAAGATTTGGCTTCctaaacatttttgaaaaaattctATGATTAGTTAGGTAAAAACCAGGAAATAAGgtcttaaaataataaacttcTCCATGCTGGAAAAACACATTAGTTTGCccagtaataaataaatagaaataaattaagacATTTAAGTTATTAGTATAAAGTTTAAGTGTTTTTTCCATTGCAGAATTTCAATAGCCAGAAAAGGGGGAAACATTTTCACAGACAAAACACCacctcaaatgaccccaagTAACACTCTAGAAATGGTTGTTATTGTATGCTGAATTCCTCAAATGCAAAAGGATCCACAAAGGTTTTAACTGGTATGTCAGCAACTGTAGCAAACATTTTCTAATCTACCTTTCCCATAATAAGCACAGGGTCGTAACTGAAGTCCCAAAACACCATGATGTACCTTTTGCTAAAAATAGAAGATATATATTTTGCCTAAAATACAAGATGAATTAGCAATCCCATCAATAAATGTATTCCTATCGAGAGACAGGTTTTTCAGGGCTAGGAGTCTGCATTTTTGTTGGAGGAATGGTAATAAAGCCAGCACTCCCAGCAATGGGAAAACAGAACTCACAGGctatacaaaaatataataaaatagcACATAAGCTGAGAAATAaggatatttttccttccaaaatttttccccttaattttCATCTAATCCTTGATCTTTCACATGAGTAGCTTGCAATTAAGTTCATGTTACTCAGAGATATAATTCCAAACATCCTGCTTGACTTGACTCATTTTCCTTTACAAGATCAGTATTTTAGAATATATAACATAAGTAATTGCTCCTAGGAGGGTAAATTTATGCAGATTTGTCCAGCTGTTACCCCACAGCTCTTCACAGGAAGTGTGCATAACTCTGATGGTGAACTGAAATCAAGACACCTAAATCCCTTACAGCTGAAGTTCGAGATTTAAAGACTATTTCAGCAGGTTTGTTCTTCAGCACCTAGCATGGCCCAAGACTATGGCTCTAGGAGATTTCTCTAAAGCCGATGTCAATGCAAGTTAGTTTTTTATATCATTCAAAAAAATGATATCACACAAGGCCTCTAAATAACTGTTTTCAGTAGTCCAATTGCAGTGTATAATCAGTGAATTATCTTTTCATTCACAGACTCAAGCTCCTTTCATAAGGTTTATCTGAGACAGTCCCAGCTTTGAATTTGGGAATGCCCTTCAAGCTGATTTGCACACCTAAGGACCAGTAAacctgggacagggaggaaaGTACCTATTTTCACTGAATTAGATTAAGCaacatctctgggcaacctgttctggtgCTCAGTCACTTGCACAGTAAAGAAGCCTTTTCAGGTGGAAgctcctgtgcatcagtttctgccctttgcctcttgtcctgttgctcgACATCACTgcacagagcctggctccatcctctgaCACCCTCCTTTGAGACATTGGTAGACactgatgaggtcccctctcagttgtctcttctcaaggctgagcAGGCCCAGcctcctcagcctttcctcataagagagatgctccagtctcTTAATTATCTTTGGAGCCCTTTGCTGGccccactccaggagctccatgtctctcttgtactgaggagcccagaactggacacagcactccagatatgccctcaccagggctgagcagaggggcaggatcacccccctggccctgctggcaatgctcttcctggTGAACTTCAGGATCCCACTGCCCCTCTTGGCCacaagggcactgctggctcagttGTTGCCCGCCAGAAGCCCCAGGTccctcctggcagagctgctctccagcaggtcggcccccagcctgtgctggtgcctggggttattcttcccaggtgcaggaccctgcatttgCCCTGGCTGGATTTCAGACAGTTCTTCCCTGCCCACCTCTCCAGCGTGTTGAGGTCCTTCTcaagggctgcacagccctctgggGTATCAGCCACTCCCTCCCAGCTTTCTGTCATCAGCAAACCAGTTCCAACAGCTGACAGACAGGCTTTGCGTTCCCCTAGCTTGCTCACATCTTCCTGAGAAGCTCCAGTGCCAGCCAGCAAGAAGTTCTATAGAAATGCACAGCATTCCACTCACTTTTGCCCTAAATTAATAGTATTTGGTCTTGAAACTGTTTATAACTTGACCTAACaataaagaaatacagcttCAAGATGTGGAGGAAAAAGCCTTCCAAGACAGTGGAGAAAAAAGGTTACTTCCAGGATTCTTCAAAGCTGAGTTATGCACTTGCTTATCTTCCGATGCTTATATTTGGACACCTGTAGTGCTTTGCGTCTTGTGAGATGAAATCATAATTTAAAGTGATGGCTCATATAATTGCAGGGATAAATTACCTGTGTGAGCAAAACCATTCAGAACACCTGGTTAAGAGAAGTGTTCTGAAAACCTTTTATCATAGATAAAGGGTTCAGCTATTTGCTGAATTTTTCTGATAATTTCTTGAGGTCTTATGTCACTGAAAAGTGACAgagcacttttttctttctttctctagaCTTCCTGGCAAGCTTATGCACCTTCACTTTTCAGACATTGCCATTAGAGTATGTAAAACAAGACATATCAAGATTTCCTTATTAAGGCAGGCATAAGAAAGCATGCTCTTCAAATTAGTGATTATAACATCTGTTTAAAGTTGAATATCCAAGCCAAATGCATTAGACTCAAAAAACCCATAGTTCTATTCCCGTTAGTTTGCAGCATTGCTTTTGTAAGCACAGACACAACCCATACAGTAGCTCTGCAGTGGCAATTAGTGTCTtaaggcagaagagaaaaacacactCTGTAGGGACTAAAAATTTCCCACCACACAGcagtttaaaaacattaaataaagtACACAACactaatttaaaacaaacaaaacatttccaaaatagGCTGTTTCTGAAGATGTAAATACACACACAATAGTTGCAGGCCTAAGTGGAATAGCTGAAGATAGCAGGTGCCTTTCATGCAAGATAcctcaaaagaaattttaacaGTCCAGATGAGGCCATTAGTATTGAAGCAACTCAGCTGTTCCAACAGAACACAGTATACATGCATACCGAAAGGATACTCGTTTACCCATCTTTCTGCCTAACAATCATGAAGATCCTAGAAACTAGATCCTTTGAGGTATCTAGCTTCAATGTTAATGGCATGACAAATTACTTATAAGGCACTAAGATTACtcaataaagacaaaatatacagagagaaaaagcttGATATGGCTATGATAACATTTGTTATCATAATAATATTTGCTAAGgcaagcatttattttaacattgATGCTCAATGTCTATTTTCTTCACCTTCCCTCTCctaccatttaaaaaatcctagCCACAAAATaaccaaagtaaaaaaaaaaaagaaaaagacagcagCCTACAAAGGTATTTCATAATTATAACAAtattctgctatttttaattttctttccagatggGCAAGCTTTAAACAAGAATCTAAGGTACCTTAAGACAAAGCAGTACTCCTTTAAGGAAGGATGTGATGTCAACTTTGTTTACTTTCTTTTATCAGTTTTCTGCAGTATTTGCTCAGTTAAACACATTTCAGTTCAACTCCCCTTCTGCCCCTTTCATAGGAAGGCCTGATACCTGCAGAGTATGCAAAACTAAACTTGctacaaaaatgtattttcttgaGGTAACCGGGCTCATTAAACTTTTCTACTAGGAAACAGATTACAACACATTCATTACCTTAACTATGACTGCCTTATAAAAAGATTCATTGAGAAACCAaagcagcaaggaaataaaCACACAGCCAGCaaatttttactgatttttacTGCCATGCTTTATTTGGGAGATTGTGCAAAATGGAAAGAGTTCTTTGAAATTCCAATTCCAACCTAAAGCTTTAGATCTCTTCACAAGACTACTCCTGTTGGGCTAAGCCATCCTGTAAGTTCATCACCATAATACATATCATAACTATGACACTGCTACCCAAACCAGTTGAGGATGGATTAAGCTTAAATTACTTCTATCTCCTGGAGTAGAGGAAACAAACTTATGTCTGCACAGCCTTGTTTCCACTTACTATCCATTTAGTCATGGCTCCAAAAACCCTGAAAACCTTTCTATTAACTCTCCTATGTGATGTTgttaggttggaaaggactgaaaagacaaagcaaaggTTATTGCAAAATAATGAGGGACATAACAagcatttttggggtgattttatCATGATTCATTCAAAGCATCACTGGCTTAGAGATCTTGATTTTGTTAATCAACACTCACAGAGCAGCGGAAGCATTTTAGTGGGTTCTTTGTCTAACTTGAAAAAGCTGGAAGGTGACAGACTGATGGGAGCTATGGCTAGGTCTCTATTAGCAGGAGGGTGATCCTGTGAGCCTACAGTGCAAATTTTGGCTTGGGAAAAGCATTGCTCACATTGCCACACTTGTGGTGGATCAGTCCCAAGCACTGAGTTCTGTCCCAACCCCAGCTACTGAACTGGAAGCTAACATCTGCCAAGGCAGAACTTTCATAGTGTGAGAAGAGCAAATTCAGCTTTAGGAACACCCATGGTGACATGActgaccatgtccccaagtTTAAATACCAGCTTGTGATCAGAAAGCTATGGAAGTATCACTTCATGCAACAGCAGTTCACTGGCTGGTTTCCTGACAATAGGCACATTAAAAACTCTGGTGGGGAGgtaaaaaaacatttgaatggAAAGACCCTCAAGATTAAAGCATTGCTGTATGCAGCCAGCAACAACATAATCATCTCTGCCACCTACCTTCCCAGGGCACACTGTAAAAAATTAAcatgaactcttttttttttttttgtctctctcaTTGGCCTAAAATACTCCACTGCACCCCAAGGGTTTTTTCTTGcaagtgttttcattttcattcagaaTTACTTGCCAACTGTAATCCAGCTATTTATACCAACACACTAAGCTTCCAATGCAAACAAgtttaaaaagtcattaaaacAGTGACTTTGCACAgcattttcaaggtttttttcaaTGCCAGTAATCTTCTGGGACTTATATATATAAaggcacatatatatatatatatatatatatatatatatatatataaggcACTTCCATGGTAATGAAGGCTATAGTAGGCAAGTTACATGACCTGAATATGCTTTTCTTCAGCACTTAGCTGAGAAGCAATTCTAATGCttattttctccaggaaaaaagaaaacgtAATTCCTTGCTTTATGACAGTCACAGCATATTAAGGCTGTGCTGTTCAAAGTACTCAAAAGCCTTACTGAtctttataaatttaaattaactgCAGGGTGTCACAAGGCCTGATAAAGTTCTTGTTCAACTCCAGTTACACTATCCACATCTGGACAGGGAGAGGCTAACAAAAGTGACAAGTTTTCTAAAGTCAGACAGGTCTACTTGCACCAGATCATATTGTTTTGATTGCTGGCACTTTCACAAACCCACCCTGAATAAGATTTTTGTTCTGCATCTCTGGATGACAAGCAGTAGTTTTGTACCTCTGACAGACTGAATGCCTTTCAGAATTTTGAATGCAATTCAGAAATGGCTATATCCATTACATTTGCTACAGACCATAAATTACTTCTTTATTCACCATCTGAAGGTCCTCTGTTTGCACATATCCCTTTTCCTGTGAAGTTATGCTTCTAATCAATACCACAaacttctcttcctccttcacTGATGACTTGTAAActggggggaagaaggaaatagCCTATCCAGTGCATCTACAAGTATGATT
This portion of the Vidua chalybeata isolate OUT-0048 chromosome 6, bVidCha1 merged haplotype, whole genome shotgun sequence genome encodes:
- the SNAP23 gene encoding synaptosomal-associated protein 23 encodes the protein MDELSPEEIQLRANQVTDESLESTRRILGLAIESQDVGIKTITMLDEQGEQLNRIEEGMDQINKDMREAEKTLTELNKCCGLCVCPCNRAKNFEASKAYRATWGDGTENSADHVISMQPRSINQQQPQTSGRPSGGYITRITNDAREDEMDENLAQVGNILGNLKNMALDMGNEIDAQNKQIDRINIKADTNRERIEQANIRAKKLIEN